In Levilactobacillus brevis, the genomic window GCAACACGATCAACGCCCGCACGAAGCCGTTAAGCTTGTGCTTGATCTTCGGGCTAAATAACCGCGGCATGATAGGCAGGATGAACCCAGCAATCAGCGCACTGACGGTAATGGCCGTGATCCCGACAGGGCGGCTCGTCGTCATCAGTTTTGGTGAGAAGAGGTACATCAACCCAAACATCAAGTTGAAGATCATGAAGAACGTTAAGGCATTGTACAACATGTTTGGCCAATAGTTGCGCCCAAACAGTTCATTGTCGGGCTTCGTTGGGCCTTCGACAACTTCCTTCACGCGGGATTCGATATCCCCGTAAGTGTTCTTCCCGGTCTTCCCACTCTTCTGGCCTTCAACCAGCTCATTGACCATGTCTTGCACGGCTTGGGCCTTCTTCTCCGGCGTCAGCTTGGTCTTTTCAAGCTCCTTGTTGAAGCGGTACATGTATTCGGCATTGCGCTTGGTCAAGCCCAGATTATCAAACGCTGCCCGTTCATTGACTGCCACCGAGTTACGGTTCTGATGAACGCCCGCATTGCGGGGAGTTTGCTTGTTATCACTCATCTACTTCTGTTCCCTTCTAAACGTTGAACCGGAATTCGACAATGTCGCCGTCTTCCATCACGTAGTCTTTACCTTCAACCCGCAGCTTACCGGCTTCCTTAACGGCCGCTTCGGATTCGTACTTGTCCAAATCATCGAATGCCATGACTTCGGCCCGGATGAACCCGCGTTCGAAGTCAGAGTGAATGATTCCGGCCGCTTGAGGCGCCTTAGTGCCCGTCTTAAACGTCCAAGCACGGGTTTCCTTACCACCAGCCGTGAAGAACGTTTGGAGCCCTAAGAGGTGGTATGAGGCCCGAATTAAACGGTTCAAGCCGGGTTCTTCTACCCCTTCGGCTTCCAAGAAGTCTTGCTTCTCGTCGTCATCCAACTCGGCAATCTCTTCTTCGGCTTCGGCCGCCACAGCAATGGCTTCGGCGCCTTCCTTGGCAGCGTAGTCCTGAATACTCTTGAAGTACTTGGAGTTTTCGGGATCGGCCATATCGTCTTCGGCGATGTTGGCCACGTACAGAACGGGCTTGGAAGTCAGTAAGAACAGACCCTTGACGATCTTAGTCTCGTCTTCGTCAAAGTCGATGGTCCGAACGGCACCACCGTCTTCGAGGACTGGCTTAATCTTGTCCAGAACGGCTAATTCTGCTTTGGCTTCCTTGTCGCTTCCCTTGGCCGCCCGTTCAACCTTAGCGAGACGCTTGTTGACGGCTTCCAAGTCAGACAGACCGAGCTCCAAGTTGATGGTTTCAATATCATCGATGGGGTCAATCTTGCCGGACACGTGGGTGATGTTGTCGTCGTCAAATGCCCGCACCACGTGGACAATGGCGTCAACTTGGCGAATGTTTTCCAGGAACTTGTTCCCCAGACCTTCACCCTTGCTGGCCCCCTTGACGATCCCGGCAATATCCGTGAATTCGAACGTCGTGGGGACAACCTTCTTGGCTGGAATTAAGGCTTGAATCCGGTCGAGGCGGCTATCTGGCACCTCCACCATCCCCACGTTCGGGTCGATCGTAGCAAACGGGTAGTTCGCCATTTCGGCCCCCGCCTTGGTAATCGCGTTAAATAAAGTTGACTTCCCGACGTTCGGCAGGCCAACGATCCCTGCAGTTAATGACATAGCAATTATTCACTCTTTCCATTATCGGTGTCGGCCTTACGAACCAATACCTTTTTTAATTTCTTTTCAAACTCGCGCCGTGACAACATCACAACGTGGCCACAATTCGTACACTTGATCTTAATATCGGCGCCCATCCGGGTAATCTCCCAGCGGCTCGCACCACAAGGATGGGGCTTCTTCATTTCTACCAAATCGCCTAAATCGTACATGCTTTGGCCTCCCTTGCTTAGTCCGTGTGGATGTTCAACAAGTCCAAAATCCGATTCAAATCGTCATTGGAGAGGTATTCAATCTCGATGCGTCCCTGGTGATCGTCGCCATTGCCCTCGTTGATTGAAACCTGCGTTCCAAAACGTTCTTGGAGTTGATTTTCCGTCGAACGCAGGAACGGCGACTTCTTCTTGGCGGGCTTCTTAGCTAACTTCTTAGCGGCCCCGTTGAGCTTGCTGACCTCGGCCTCCAGCGCCCGAACGGTCATCCCATCCGCGACGGCCTTCTTGGCTAAGGCGACCAGCTTGGTCTTGTCCTTTAGGGATAACAACGTCCGCGCTTGACCCATCGACAACTCGTTTTTCTGGAGCATGTCTTTGACGGCCTTGGGCAAGCCCAGTAACCGCAAGTAGTTGGCAATGTACGGCCGACTCTTGCCTAGGCGTTCGGAGACCTGAGCCTGCGTCAAGGTGAGCTTGGTCATCAAGGTATCGTAGGCTTCAGCCTCTTCAAGGGGCGTCAGATCCTCGCGTTGGAGGTTCTCCAACACGGCGATCTCCATCATCTGTTCTTCAGTAACGTCTCTAACAATCGCGGGAATCGTCTCCTTACCAGCTAATTTGGAAGCCCGGAAACGCCGCTCGCCCGCAAGAATCTCGTAACGGTTGGCCCGCTTGTCCGGTTGACGCACAATAATCGGCTGGAAAACCCCCGTCTTTTCGATGGAAGCCGCTAAGTCGTTTAAGCCCTTGTGATCGAACTTCTGCCGTGGTTGGTACGGGTTGGGGCGAATATCGGCCAACGTTAAATCAACGACCGTTTCTTCCCCAGCATCCACGCCGTTCTCGGCAAACAGCGCGTCAATCCCGCGTCCTAAACTTTTCTCTTTCTTACTTGCCATGGGCAGCTAGCACTTCCTTTGCGAGTTCAGTGTACACCTCAGCACCTTTGGATTTCGGTGCGTAATCAATAATCGGCATCCCGTGACTAGGCGCTTCCGCCAACTGCACATTCCGCGGAATGATCGTGGCGTAGACCTTGTTTTGGAAATACTTCTTCACTTCTTCGTTGACCTGCTTCCCCAGATTCGTCCGGGCATCATACAGGGTCAACAGCACGCCTTCGATCTTCAACTCACGGTTGAAGTGCTTCTGGACCAACTTCACCGTATTTAACAGTTGCGTCAACCCTTCCAGCGCATAGTATTCACTCTGTACCGGAATCAGGATTGAGTTGGCTGCCGTAAAGGCGTTGATGGTCAACAGCCCCAGCGAAGGCGGACAGTCGATTAAAATATAATCGTACTGATCACGAATCTCATCCAAGGCGTCTTTCAGCCGCGTTTCACGCGCCATCATTGGCGTAAGCTCGATCTCCGCACCAGAAAGCTGGATGGTTGCGGGAACGATGTCCAACCCCGGATGTTCAGTATGCAAAATCGCGTCGGTAATCGGCGTCTCGTTGACCAAGACGTCGTAGACTTCGCGTTCAATGGTGGCCTTTTGAATGCCCACGCCGCTGGTCGCGTTGCCTTGGGCATCGGTATCGACCAGCAGGACCTTCTGGCCAGCGGAGGCCAGTGCGGCCCCCAGGTTAACCCCGGTCGTGGTCTTACCCACGCCACCTTTTTGATTGGCTAATGCGATGATATAGCCCATATGTCGTTCCACCTCTAGCTTTCTTTGGGAATGTCAATAATGATCCGGTAACCGTCTGCAGTTTCTTCTTCCTTGGTCGTCAGCGCCATGCCGGCATCCGTCACCATCTTTACCGACTGACGAATCGTATTGACCGCCACTCTGGTGTCACCGGATACGCTGTGCTTGGTCACCTTGCGTCGACGTTTGGGCCGCTTGTGCTTGGCGATCAGTGCTTCCGTTTCCTTAACGGTTAGCTGACCGTCGGCAATCCGCTGGAGCATGGCCGGCTGGTCGTCAACCGGTAGCGCGAGTAAGGCGCGTCCGTGACGCTCGGTAATCTGGCGATTCAAGATGGCGTTACGCACGGGCTCTGCCAGCTTCAGGAGTCGTAGCTTGTTGGCCACGAAACCCTGACTCTTCCCAATCCCCTCGGCCAACTGCGCCTGAGTCATGTGATTGAGCGCCATCAATTGTTGATAGGCATGGGCCTCTTCGATCGCGGACAGCTCCTCGCGTTGGAGGTTTTCAATCAGGGCCATGGAAGCCGTCTCGTCGTCGTTCATCTCTTCGACGATGGCCGGCACCTCGGTCCATTTCAGACTGTTCACCGCCCGGAAGCGTCGTTCGCCGGCGATAATCTCGTAATGGTCAGGTTCGTATTGGCGCAACACAATCGGCTGCAGTAGCCCATGTTCTTCAATCGTCTGGGCCAACTCGGTAATGGCCGTGGGATCAAACCGTTGGCGCGGTTGGAACCGGTTGGGAATGATCTGCGCAACCGGAATCATCACCACGTTTTGTTTCACGGGATGCGTCGGCTGCGTCGCCTTTTCCCGATTATTTCCAAATAATGAAAATGGCAATTATCTTACCCCCATCCCATTAATCTTCTAACGGTTCTTTGTTCGGCGTTCCCGCTTTACGGGGGTAACGCTTAGGCGTGTGCTTGACCTTGTCGATGACCACGATGTGGCGTTGGTCGTGACTGACAGGCAGCTCAAACGCGTGATCGGCGCTGAGCTGACCGCCCAACGTCGTGATCGCCGTCTGGCTCACCGCCAATTCATCGGCGGTGGCGGCAGCCTTCAACGCCACGAACTGGCCACCTACCTTGACCAGCGGCAAGCAGAGTTCGCTGAGCACGGACATCCGAGCCACGGCGCGGGCTAATACGAGATCATAGCCCTCGCGATTGGCCGCGCGCTTTCCACCGAATTCCTCGGCCCGCGCGTGGTGAAAGGCCACGCCGGTGAGATTAAGTTTGGCCGCCAATTCATTTAAGAAAGTGATCCGCTTGTTCAACGAATCCACGATGCTAATCTGAAGTTGCGGGAACAAGATCTTCAGGGGCAGGGATGGAAAACCAGCGCCGGCGCCAACGTCACAAACCGTCAGGGGTTCCGTTCGCAGTGCGGGCACATAAAAAGCGGGGGTCAGTGAGTCATAGAAATGTTTCAAATAGACATCTGGCTCCGCCGTAATCGTGGTTAAATTGACGTGTTCATTGGTCGCCACCAAGAACTCAAAATACGTCGCAAATTGCTGTTCCTGTGTTGCGGTTAACGTAATGCCTTGCGTGGCTAGCGCGGCACGAAACTCTTCTGGATTCATACACACTCTCCCAGTTCACTTCTGTGAAACACAATTGTTTCACGTTTGATTATACTTTACCTTACTTACCTGCGAAACGCAACCGACCACCCCACCGAAACTGACGGGGTGTGGTCGTCTCGCAATCACGTCGTTTCCTATTATACCGAAAATTCGGTTCACATGAAACGCCTATCACGGGAAAATAAATGAAGGGCGGACTCCCGGCGCTACGCTAGGAATCCCCCCTTCAGAAAAGTTCTGGGTCGTGCCTTGTTTAAAAAGTTATCGCCAATTGTCTCTTCACAGAAATGGTTCGTTGACCGCACGCCGAGGGCCCATCAAACGCGGACGGTGTTTGGCAAAGCCAGTATTGTTCACAGTAATCGTGTCGATGACCGACTGACCGAAATAGAGCGGATGATTGGTAACACTAGCCATCCCCCGCTGAATCGTAATTACATTGTAACTCGTCGCATCGTGAACCTCGTGATAGTGTGGGTCCTGACAATTAATGTAAGTGGTCGCGGACCCCACGACCGTCACGGGAATCGTGTTATCGACTAAGTAGCTGGCTCCAAAGTGTAAATGGCCGGTAAAGATTCCCCCGATATTGTGCCCATGCAAAATCGCCAATAGTTCGCGATTGTTCTGTAGCAACGCATACCGTATGGTGCGTAGCGCGGGGGCGTCCAACGGATGATGGAGGAAAATAAAGGCCCGCCGCCGTGGCGCAATGTGTAGATTCTTATTTAGCCAATCCAGCTGCTCACGATCCAGCCAACCGGCCTCTTTGTGAGCCTCCCACTTCGAATCCAGAAAGTAAAAATCCATGTTTTGATAGATCTGTTTGTAGGCATAGTACGGCTGATGGGCTTGTCCCAAATACCCCGCATTAAAGGCTTCACGGTCATCCTGATCGCCCAGAATCACCTGAATCGGCGCCTGTAATCGCGCCGATTGTTCCGTTAAGTAGGTGCGTAACCGCGCATAGTCCGGCCCGGTTCCGCCCTGCATCAGATCACCGCCAACCACGATCAGGTCGGGCTTAATCTGGTGCGCTAACACGTCATCAAAAATCTGCTGGAGCTTCTCGATTGGCGGCACCTGTTGATGATACTGTGGTTCGACGGCGGCCGCTGTTAGTTGCGGATCCGATAAGTGCACGATGGTGAATTTATTCATGGCCCCGTTACTCCCCCCAAAATAAAGATTAGCGATCGACCGTTCCAAGTCCCCTGGCGCCGATCGTAAACGATCTCCAAGATATCTCTAGCATAGCGAAGTATTGTAAATTATCGGTATGGTCCTTGTCAACATCGTGTAAAGTTTCCGCAAATTGTGAGCAATCTCGCGTCCACCCTGAACCAATTATCCGTCAAAATGCTACCGCAGACGTCAAAAAAAGGCGTCGCGAACTTCACTGAATTCGCCACGCCTTTTCCACCAAGTCCACGAACACGCTCACGGACTTAGCTGTGATGTTTAGACGGTCGGGAAAACCACAACATCGGTAACCAAGTCACAATCAGTATGATCAACGTCTCTATGTCTGTTGTGGACATACGATCATCCTCTTCCCCTTGATTTAAGTCCATGATAGCAAGTGGATGTATCGTTTCTGTATGGAAATCCTCTTGTTTCTGTAAAAGTTCTGGGGATAGGCTTGTGCAGAGCTGGCCGCCTTACCGTTCGGCAATCCTTCCTGATAGCTAGCCATTCTAGTCCCACCAAAAATCCCGGTACAGTCAACTTTGACGTTGGCCGTACCGGGATCGTTGGATTAGCTTATTGGCTTGAATTAGTTCTTAATTGCCCGAACTTCTTCAAGGAACCACTTGTTGAATTCGACCGCGTCGATGTCCACGGAAACCTTAGCGTTGGTCTTGCCATCATGGTAAGCGCCACGGATGTCTCCGACCGTTTCACCGATGGCTGGGCCGTCAGTTTGAACGTCGATCCACATGTCTTCCGTCGTAATAGCTTCTGGGTGAAGCAGGTAGAAGATGGTGTTGACGTCGTGCATAGCAATCCCCTTGTCGCTGTTGTCACCATCGTTAACGATGATGTCATGGAGCATCTTACCCGTTTCACTAATCTTAGGTAATTCTTCGATGCTTTCGTGCGTCAAGAGGGCCTTCATGGTAATGTCCAAGCCGACCATGACGATTGGCACACCGGACTTGTACATGATTGCCGCAGCGTCTGGATCGGTGAAGACGTTGAATTCGGCGGCACTGGTCATATTCCCCTTGCCTAAGGCACCACCCATGGCCACGATTTGCTTAATGTGGCTCTTAACTTCCGGGTATTCGGAGAACAGTAAGGCGATGTTCGTGTATGAACCCGTTGGCACCAATGTAATAGGTTCGTCGCTAGCCATGATTTCATCGTGTAAGGCTTCTACGGCCGTCTTAGCCAGTGGCTTAGGTAAATCAGTTGGGAAGTCGTAACCTGGCATCCCGGATTCCCCGTGGATCCGTGCGGCGTCTTCAAAGTCCTTGAACAGTGGTTGTTCAGCACCGGACGCTACGGGAATGTTCGCGTTGAAGAAACGCACAATCTTTTGCGCGTTGATCGTGGTCTTATCGACCGTCACATTACCCGCCACCGTCGTGATCAGCTTCAAGTCAATGCTTGGATCGTTGATCGCCATGGTCAAAGCAGCTGCATCATCAATTCCGGGGTCCGTATCCATAATAATTTTTGTCGTCATTTTTGTTTCCTCCCAATGAAATTAATTCGGTTTTATTTGCGGCCGTAACCGCTTACGTTAAACCCTTAAGTGAAACCCCGCCATTACAGCAGGGCACTAAAGACTAAATCAAGTAGGAACAGCACGCCTAACAGGTAGACGGGCCAAGTCATGTCCTTGGCTTTACCCAGTGCTAACTTCATAATCGGGTAGCACACGAAGCCAAAGGCTAAACCAGTTGAAATACTGTTGGTGAACGGAATCAACACGATAATCAAGAAGGCTGGGAACCATTCGGAAAAATCAGCCATCTTAATGTTGCCAATCGCCGCCATCATCAACGCGCCAGTGATGATAATCACCGGCGCAATCGCTGCGGACGGCACGTAGGCCAACAGCGGAACAAAGACCAGGGACAGAGCGAACAGGACTGCGGCCACCAGGGCCATAATTCCCGTTCGACCGCCCGTCTCGATCCCCGAAGCACTTTCGGCCGCGGCAACCGTGGGGCTGGTCCCTAAGAAACTCGACAGGAAGGTCGTCACCGAACTGCCTTCGAAAGTCTTCTTGAATTTCTTTTGGTTGGGCAACAAGCCTTGCAGGAGTCCCATAGATTCAAAGACCAGAATCATAGTCATCGAGAAGGCTGCCAAGATAAATGGCGTGCTCAGCCAGTGAGAGAAATCGTTCTTGAAGACAATCTCGTGGTACTGTCCCAACCGCGCGAGGTCAACGCTGGGCGTATCGCTATCCTTGACGCCGAAGAAGAAGGCCACCAAACTCGTTGCGATAATCGCAATGAAGAAGTTTCCCTTCACCTTTCGAATGTACAGAATCAAGCTGAGAATTAACCCGAACAGCGCCAGCAGCGGCGTGGGTTTGGTCAAATCCCCTAACACGACCAGTGAGGAGGTCTTCCCAGCGACGATCAGCCCGGCTTTCTCCAGGCCAATCTCCACCAGGAAGAGACCAATCCCCGCGGTAATCCCACTCTTCAACGATTCGGGAATCGCCTCCGAGAGAATCGTCGACACCTTGGTAAAGGCGATCAACATGTAAATAAAACTGGCGACCGCCGCAATCCCGAGGGCCTCTTGCCAACTCAGGCCCATGTTCACCACGATGGTGTAGGTAAAGAAGGCGTTGACCCCCATCCCCGGCGTCAGAATGATTGGTGCGTTGGCCCAAAAGGCCATGACCAAACAGCCAATCACCGAGGAGAAGATGGTCGCGAAGACGCTCAAATCGGTGGGAATTCCCGCATCCTTTAAAATCAGCGGGTTCACAATGATAATATACGAGATGGCAAAAAAGCCAGTAACTCCCGCGATCAGTTCGTTGCGGACGACATCCTTATGCCGCAAAGCTTCTCGTAGCGTCATGTTATTCGCTAAGTCCACCTGCGATTGTTGCTTATCCATAAAAATCCCTATCTTTCGATGCGTCGTTCTGTGACGCACAAACTTCAACGGGCTTTGCAACCAGATGGTCTCACGCATCTGGCTGGGTTTCACTTCCCGGCTAGGAAGGTCGGCACCCGTACGGACTAATCGAACAGTTACGAATTAGTCTCGCTACATTGTACACAACATTTGTTAAAACTTCTGGTGAACGGCGGTTAGCCATGATAATTGCCGGACTGGCGCCTTACCGGGCGGGTACTGGCGATAAATGGCCAACCACCACTCACCAAATCAATCTATGTCTGCCGCGGCACCAATTAACCGGCTGGTCACTGATATTTATACGAAATCCCTAATATCAAGTCATTAATTAAGCGCGCTTTTGACACAGATAGCCCAAAGCCAACGGCCCTGGGCTATCAATTTTAAAACTTGAATCTTATCTAATCACGGAACATCTTACCAAACGAAGAGACCAACGATCCCGGCAGACAGCAGGGAAACTAAGATCCCGGAAAGTAACATGTAACCAACGTTCTTAGAAATCAATTCGTTGTTTTCGCGGTCAACGATCCCCTTGAAACAACCAATGATCATCCCAGTAGTTGAGAAGTTCGCAAAGGAAGTTAAGAAGACGGTCAAGATGGCACGGTAGTGAGCGGAGAAAGCATCAGTGTTGATGGTAGAAGCAATCTTACCCATGACAACGAATTCGTTCGTAACCAGCTTAGTCCCCATGTATTGGGCAAAGCCGAATGCATCGTGGACGTTCAGACCCATTAACCAAGCAAATGGGAACATGATGATCCCTAAGATGTGTTCCAGAGATAACCATGGGTTGAACAGTTCAAGAATCCGGTCAATCAATGCGGCTAAGGCAACGAAGGCGATAACGTTTGCGGCGATGATCAAGATCAGACGACCGGCACCCAGGATAGAGTCACCCAAGAATGAGAAGAATGGTTCCTTCTTGCCGTCATCTTCAACAGCGTCTGATTCAGCAGCTGCGCTAGAACCACCGATTTTGGCGATGGTATCTTCTTCAGGAGCCACTTCAACAGGGTTCAACATGTTCGTCACGATAATGGCGTTCAAAATGTTAATTGGAACGGCCGTCAGAACGAATTGACCTGGAACCATTTGGGTATATGCACCCAGAATGGAAGCCGTGATACATGACATCGACATCATGGCAAGCGTTAAGTTACGTTCCTTACGCATGCTCTTTAATTGTAATTGAGAAACGGCTAAGGCTTCAGTGTTCCCTAAGAACATCATTTCAACAGAGAAGAAAGATTCGAACTTAGGTTGACCAGTGATGAAGGAAAGGCCACGACCAACCCACTTGATGATCCAAGGCAATACCCCGATATAAGTCAAGATA contains:
- the noc gene encoding nucleoid occlusion protein, coding for MPFSLFGNNREKATQPTHPVKQNVVMIPVAQIIPNRFQPRQRFDPTAITELAQTIEEHGLLQPIVLRQYEPDHYEIIAGERRFRAVNSLKWTEVPAIVEEMNDDETASMALIENLQREELSAIEEAHAYQQLMALNHMTQAQLAEGIGKSQGFVANKLRLLKLAEPVRNAILNRQITERHGRALLALPVDDQPAMLQRIADGQLTVKETEALIAKHKRPKRRRKVTKHSVSGDTRVAVNTIRQSVKMVTDAGMALTTKEEETADGYRIIIDIPKES
- a CDS encoding ParB/RepB/Spo0J family partition protein; the protein is MASKKEKSLGRGIDALFAENGVDAGEETVVDLTLADIRPNPYQPRQKFDHKGLNDLAASIEKTGVFQPIIVRQPDKRANRYEILAGERRFRASKLAGKETIPAIVRDVTEEQMMEIAVLENLQREDLTPLEEAEAYDTLMTKLTLTQAQVSERLGKSRPYIANYLRLLGLPKAVKDMLQKNELSMGQARTLLSLKDKTKLVALAKKAVADGMTVRALEAEVSKLNGAAKKLAKKPAKKKSPFLRSTENQLQERFGTQVSINEGNGDDHQGRIEIEYLSNDDLNRILDLLNIHTD
- a CDS encoding DUF1129 domain-containing protein; this encodes MSDNKQTPRNAGVHQNRNSVAVNERAAFDNLGLTKRNAEYMYRFNKELEKTKLTPEKKAQAVQDMVNELVEGQKSGKTGKNTYGDIESRVKEVVEGPTKPDNELFGRNYWPNMLYNALTFFMIFNLMFGLMYLFSPKLMTTSRPVGITAITVSALIAGFILPIMPRLFSPKIKHKLNGFVRALIVLLGFLVWMALFYLAQMLPGLVNPILMPWPSIILGLVSIAVMFWMRRTYKINGGFFG
- a CDS encoding DUF951 domain-containing protein — protein: MYDLGDLVEMKKPHPCGASRWEITRMGADIKIKCTNCGHVVMLSRREFEKKLKKVLVRKADTDNGKSE
- a CDS encoding AAA family ATPase, coding for MGYIIALANQKGGVGKTTTGVNLGAALASAGQKVLLVDTDAQGNATSGVGIQKATIEREVYDVLVNETPITDAILHTEHPGLDIVPATIQLSGAEIELTPMMARETRLKDALDEIRDQYDYILIDCPPSLGLLTINAFTAANSILIPVQSEYYALEGLTQLLNTVKLVQKHFNRELKIEGVLLTLYDARTNLGKQVNEEVKKYFQNKVYATIIPRNVQLAEAPSHGMPIIDYAPKSKGAEVYTELAKEVLAAHGK
- the rihC gene encoding ribonucleoside hydrolase RihC; translated protein: MTTKIIMDTDPGIDDAAALTMAINDPSIDLKLITTVAGNVTVDKTTINAQKIVRFFNANIPVASGAEQPLFKDFEDAARIHGESGMPGYDFPTDLPKPLAKTAVEALHDEIMASDEPITLVPTGSYTNIALLFSEYPEVKSHIKQIVAMGGALGKGNMTSAAEFNVFTDPDAAAIMYKSGVPIVMVGLDITMKALLTHESIEELPKISETGKMLHDIIVNDGDNSDKGIAMHDVNTIFYLLHPEAITTEDMWIDVQTDGPAIGETVGDIRGAYHDGKTNAKVSVDIDAVEFNKWFLEEVRAIKN
- the rsmG gene encoding 16S rRNA (guanine(527)-N(7))-methyltransferase RsmG, coding for MNPEEFRAALATQGITLTATQEQQFATYFEFLVATNEHVNLTTITAEPDVYLKHFYDSLTPAFYVPALRTEPLTVCDVGAGAGFPSLPLKILFPQLQISIVDSLNKRITFLNELAAKLNLTGVAFHHARAEEFGGKRAANREGYDLVLARAVARMSVLSELCLPLVKVGGQFVALKAAATADELAVSQTAITTLGGQLSADHAFELPVSHDQRHIVVIDKVKHTPKRYPRKAGTPNKEPLED
- a CDS encoding NupC/NupG family nucleoside CNT transporter, producing MLVAVNILGVIVYLAIAFLFSKNKKKINWKSTGIVLILNLILAWFFTSFSIGQDIVKGAADGFNWLVQVAYQGIVFALPNWVTPEFGGTAKTMNFVTSSLLPILLVVPMFDILTYIGVLPWIIKWVGRGLSFITGQPKFESFFSVEMMFLGNTEALAVSQLQLKSMRKERNLTLAMMSMSCITASILGAYTQMVPGQFVLTAVPINILNAIIVTNMLNPVEVAPEEDTIAKIGGSSAAAESDAVEDDGKKEPFFSFLGDSILGAGRLILIIAANVIAFVALAALIDRILELFNPWLSLEHILGIIMFPFAWLMGLNVHDAFGFAQYMGTKLVTNEFVVMGKIASTINTDAFSAHYRAILTVFLTSFANFSTTGMIIGCFKGIVDRENNELISKNVGYMLLSGILVSLLSAGIVGLFVW
- a CDS encoding NCS2 family permease, with amino-acid sequence MDKQQSQVDLANNMTLREALRHKDVVRNELIAGVTGFFAISYIIIVNPLILKDAGIPTDLSVFATIFSSVIGCLVMAFWANAPIILTPGMGVNAFFTYTIVVNMGLSWQEALGIAAVASFIYMLIAFTKVSTILSEAIPESLKSGITAGIGLFLVEIGLEKAGLIVAGKTSSLVVLGDLTKPTPLLALFGLILSLILYIRKVKGNFFIAIIATSLVAFFFGVKDSDTPSVDLARLGQYHEIVFKNDFSHWLSTPFILAAFSMTMILVFESMGLLQGLLPNQKKFKKTFEGSSVTTFLSSFLGTSPTVAAAESASGIETGGRTGIMALVAAVLFALSLVFVPLLAYVPSAAIAPVIIITGALMMAAIGNIKMADFSEWFPAFLIIVLIPFTNSISTGLAFGFVCYPIMKLALGKAKDMTWPVYLLGVLFLLDLVFSALL
- the ychF gene encoding redox-regulated ATPase YchF, with translation MSLTAGIVGLPNVGKSTLFNAITKAGAEMANYPFATIDPNVGMVEVPDSRLDRIQALIPAKKVVPTTFEFTDIAGIVKGASKGEGLGNKFLENIRQVDAIVHVVRAFDDDNITHVSGKIDPIDDIETINLELGLSDLEAVNKRLAKVERAAKGSDKEAKAELAVLDKIKPVLEDGGAVRTIDFDEDETKIVKGLFLLTSKPVLYVANIAEDDMADPENSKYFKSIQDYAAKEGAEAIAVAAEAEEEIAELDDDEKQDFLEAEGVEEPGLNRLIRASYHLLGLQTFFTAGGKETRAWTFKTGTKAPQAAGIIHSDFERGFIRAEVMAFDDLDKYESEAAVKEAGKLRVEGKDYVMEDGDIVEFRFNV
- a CDS encoding metallophosphoesterase; protein product: MNKFTIVHLSDPQLTAAAVEPQYHQQVPPIEKLQQIFDDVLAHQIKPDLIVVGGDLMQGGTGPDYARLRTYLTEQSARLQAPIQVILGDQDDREAFNAGYLGQAHQPYYAYKQIYQNMDFYFLDSKWEAHKEAGWLDREQLDWLNKNLHIAPRRRAFIFLHHPLDAPALRTIRYALLQNNRELLAILHGHNIGGIFTGHLHFGASYLVDNTIPVTVVGSATTYINCQDPHYHEVHDATSYNVITIQRGMASVTNHPLYFGQSVIDTITVNNTGFAKHRPRLMGPRRAVNEPFL